In a single window of the Streptomyces sp. HUAS ZL42 genome:
- a CDS encoding response regulator transcription factor → MTADTGGGVEIRGALVRLRRTTGLPVAFGGLVEPGRQRMRISELIGTATPALSALAVTSGNGLGGKAVALARPCAVTDYSSSLQISHEYDAAVAQEGLRSILAVPVVVRRRVRGVLYGALRTAQPLGDRTLSAAVAAARDVEQALVVRDEARDLMAAARPEPARDADAAAAWEQVREAHAALRALAPRITDPVVRSELLAACGLLAAEAPKEQVGLAPREVDVLACVAAGATNAVTAERLGLRAETVKGYLRSAMRKLGAHTRGEAVVAARRAGVLP, encoded by the coding sequence GTGACAGCGGACACGGGCGGTGGGGTGGAGATACGCGGTGCACTGGTGCGGCTGCGCCGCACGACCGGGCTTCCCGTCGCCTTCGGCGGGTTGGTGGAGCCGGGGCGGCAGCGGATGCGCATCAGCGAACTGATCGGTACGGCGACGCCCGCGCTCAGCGCGCTCGCGGTGACCTCCGGCAACGGCCTGGGCGGGAAGGCGGTGGCCCTGGCCCGCCCCTGCGCGGTGACGGACTACTCCTCGTCGCTGCAGATCAGCCACGAGTACGACGCCGCCGTCGCCCAGGAGGGACTGCGCTCGATCCTCGCGGTGCCGGTCGTCGTACGACGGCGGGTCCGGGGCGTGCTGTACGGCGCCCTGCGCACGGCCCAGCCGCTGGGCGACCGGACGCTGAGCGCGGCCGTGGCGGCCGCACGCGACGTGGAGCAGGCACTGGTGGTACGGGACGAGGCACGCGACCTGATGGCGGCGGCCCGCCCGGAGCCCGCCCGGGACGCCGACGCGGCCGCTGCCTGGGAGCAGGTCCGCGAGGCCCACGCGGCGCTGCGCGCACTGGCCCCGCGGATCACCGACCCGGTGGTGCGCTCGGAGTTGCTGGCGGCGTGCGGGCTGCTGGCCGCGGAGGCGCCGAAGGAGCAGGTGGGCCTCGCGCCTCGCGAGGTGGACGTGCTGGCCTGCGTGGCCGCGGGCGCGACGAACGCGGTGACCGCCGAGCGGCTGGGCCTCAGGGCGGAGACGGTGAAGGGTTACCTGCGGTCGGCCATGCGCAAGCTGGGCGCGCACACCCGTGGGGAGGCCGTTGTGGCGGCCCGCCGGGCGGGGGTGCTGCCGTAG
- a CDS encoding AAA family ATPase, with the protein MTVRRDFTEPARGRPDLVIGRDELVTAARDQLAGGGSVLLHGPAGIGKSTVLRALAADYGEAARTVLRCSATESESHLPFLALADLFGLVLPEISDRLPAAQRTALESALTGRGESTLQRDGLALRLAVLSALRALAAEGPVLVVADDLQWLDSASAELLGFAARRLGDTPVQMLCAVRTEGQEYDRHLRASPPDTLAVRLNPLSRAQVSTLLDHRGYTDLPRSTVREIHRTSGGNPLFALELGRALGENPTPPRPGEPLPVPTSLRALVLSRLDMLSAEARRTLLVASAGARPTLALLHAAGRENAEAETAQAAALGLLATEPEGPAVRFAHPLISAALYAEAPAQDRRAAHAALSTAASDPIERARHLALATTGTDPDVAARLSEAAALARDRGAPSVAASLGLLAARHTPADGAPGPDERRLLAAEDAITAGEVDLARDIAHEVLTRATVPAERVRAWMVVIEAAGQALGDVDAVFPKVLADAGDDPRLLALVHYQLAWRGLVVEGDFAEARQEAAHAAELAARGEDRRTELMALSFQASIEILMGHPDAPATIKRALKEPQDPYVACHHNGAGAARFRWLLMSDQLPEARTTITALLREVQRRGMVESEVHFQRFLADTELRSGHCGRALDLARESLRLARDSSIGLGASAMLTSLAEASGGDVDRALTLAREAADRAEEDGDQMYLSRALAALGYAQLVAGDAAGTVRSLRRVRELEQGLGITDPARGRWQGDLAEALVRIGEPGEAQDVIDVTREHALRLGRESVLAVLDRAEALVRAARGDLDAALAQLTSVQDRLAKLGYGLEEARAAFELARLRTGRPGPTSYDEAARLFRRCRAMPWLRQVDTAAAAGPAKPPVPVAQDTTLDALEGLASMERQVAALVMEGATNREIAARLFISVKTVEATLTRVYRKLGIRSRVDIVRLAAGRHAK; encoded by the coding sequence GTGACCGTGCGACGGGACTTCACGGAGCCTGCCAGAGGCCGCCCCGACCTGGTCATCGGCAGGGACGAACTGGTCACGGCGGCCCGCGACCAGCTGGCCGGTGGCGGCAGTGTGCTGCTCCACGGCCCGGCCGGAATAGGAAAGTCGACCGTGCTGCGGGCATTGGCCGCGGATTACGGCGAGGCGGCACGAACCGTGTTGCGCTGCTCGGCGACCGAGTCCGAATCCCACCTCCCCTTCCTGGCGCTCGCCGACCTCTTCGGCCTGGTCCTCCCGGAGATCTCCGACCGGCTGCCCGCGGCCCAGCGCACCGCCCTGGAGTCCGCCCTCACCGGCCGCGGCGAATCCACCCTCCAGCGCGACGGCCTCGCCCTGCGCCTCGCGGTGCTGTCGGCGCTGCGCGCGCTCGCCGCCGAGGGCCCCGTCCTGGTCGTCGCTGACGATCTGCAGTGGCTGGACTCGGCCAGCGCGGAACTCCTCGGCTTCGCGGCCCGCCGCCTGGGCGACACCCCCGTGCAGATGCTGTGCGCGGTCCGGACCGAGGGCCAGGAGTACGACCGCCATCTACGCGCGTCCCCGCCGGACACCCTCGCCGTCCGCCTCAACCCGCTCTCCCGCGCCCAGGTCTCCACCCTGCTGGACCACCGCGGCTACACCGACCTGCCGCGCTCCACGGTCCGCGAGATCCACCGCACCAGCGGCGGCAACCCCCTCTTCGCGCTGGAACTGGGCCGCGCCCTCGGCGAGAACCCCACCCCGCCCCGGCCCGGCGAGCCGCTGCCCGTGCCGACCTCGCTGCGGGCCCTGGTGCTCAGCCGGCTCGACATGCTCTCGGCCGAGGCCCGCCGCACACTCCTCGTCGCCAGCGCCGGCGCGCGCCCCACCCTGGCGCTGCTGCACGCGGCCGGCCGCGAGAACGCCGAGGCGGAGACGGCCCAGGCCGCGGCGCTCGGGCTGCTGGCGACCGAGCCGGAGGGCCCGGCCGTACGGTTCGCGCACCCGCTGATCTCGGCGGCTCTGTACGCGGAGGCGCCCGCGCAGGACCGGCGCGCCGCGCACGCCGCGCTGTCCACGGCCGCCTCGGACCCGATCGAGCGGGCCCGGCACCTCGCGCTGGCGACCACCGGCACCGATCCGGACGTGGCCGCCCGGCTCTCCGAGGCCGCCGCGCTGGCCCGGGACCGCGGCGCCCCGTCGGTGGCCGCCTCGCTCGGGCTGCTCGCGGCCCGGCACACCCCGGCCGACGGCGCACCGGGCCCGGACGAGCGGCGGCTGCTGGCCGCGGAGGACGCGATCACCGCCGGCGAGGTGGATCTCGCCCGGGACATCGCGCACGAGGTGCTGACCCGGGCCACGGTCCCCGCGGAACGGGTGCGGGCCTGGATGGTGGTGATCGAGGCGGCCGGTCAGGCCCTCGGCGACGTCGACGCCGTCTTCCCGAAGGTGCTGGCCGACGCGGGCGACGATCCGCGGCTGCTCGCCCTGGTCCACTACCAGCTGGCCTGGCGCGGTCTGGTCGTCGAGGGCGACTTCGCCGAGGCCCGGCAGGAGGCCGCGCACGCGGCGGAGCTCGCCGCACGGGGCGAGGACCGGCGCACCGAGCTGATGGCGCTCTCCTTCCAGGCCTCCATCGAGATCCTGATGGGCCACCCGGACGCCCCCGCGACCATCAAGCGGGCGCTGAAGGAGCCGCAGGACCCGTACGTGGCGTGCCACCACAACGGCGCAGGCGCCGCCCGGTTCCGCTGGCTGCTGATGAGCGACCAGCTGCCCGAGGCCCGCACGACGATCACAGCGCTGCTGCGCGAGGTCCAGCGGCGCGGCATGGTCGAGAGCGAGGTCCACTTCCAGCGCTTCCTCGCCGACACCGAGCTGCGCTCCGGGCACTGCGGCCGGGCGCTGGACCTGGCCCGCGAGAGTCTGCGGCTGGCCCGGGACTCCAGCATCGGCCTGGGAGCCTCGGCCATGCTCACCTCCCTCGCGGAGGCCTCCGGCGGGGACGTCGACCGGGCGCTCACGCTGGCCCGGGAGGCGGCGGACCGCGCGGAGGAGGACGGCGACCAGATGTATCTCTCCCGCGCCCTGGCCGCCCTCGGGTACGCCCAGCTGGTGGCCGGGGACGCGGCGGGCACCGTCCGGTCGCTGCGCCGGGTGCGGGAGCTGGAGCAGGGGCTCGGCATCACGGACCCGGCGCGCGGCCGCTGGCAGGGCGACCTCGCCGAGGCCCTGGTGCGGATCGGGGAGCCGGGCGAGGCGCAGGACGTGATCGACGTGACCCGAGAGCACGCGCTGCGGCTCGGCCGGGAGAGCGTGCTGGCCGTACTGGACCGGGCGGAGGCGCTGGTGCGCGCCGCCCGCGGCGACCTGGATGCCGCCCTCGCCCAGCTGACGTCGGTTCAGGACCGGCTGGCGAAGCTGGGATACGGCCTGGAGGAGGCGCGGGCCGCGTTCGAGCTGGCCCGGCTGCGCACCGGGCGGCCCGGACCGACGTCGTACGACGAGGCGGCGCGGCTGTTCCGGCGGTGCCGGGCGATGCCGTGGCTGCGCCAGGTCGACACCGCCGCCGCGGCCGGTCCGGCAAAGCCGCCCGTCCCCGTCGCGCAGGACACCACCCTCGACGCGCTGGAGGGGCTGGCGTCGATGGAGCGTCAGGTGGCCGCGCTCGTCATGGAGGGCGCGACCAACCGGGAGATAGCCGCGCGGCTGTTCATCAGCGTCAAGACGGTCGAGGCGACGCTGACCCGGGTCTACCGCAAACTGGGGATCCGCTCGCGGGTGGACATCGTCCGACTGGCGGCGGGGCGCCACGCGAAGTGA